In Pseudophryne corroboree isolate aPseCor3 chromosome 7, aPseCor3.hap2, whole genome shotgun sequence, a single window of DNA contains:
- the SSB gene encoding lupus La protein yields MAENGDKDQVQDLDTKICQQIEYYFGDHNLPRDKFLKEQITLDDGWVPLETMIKFNRLNKLTKDFSKILGALKKSKLGLLEIDKEKCKIRRSPNKPLPEVTDEYRNAVKHRSVYIKGFQLDATLDDIKDWLEDLGPVENIQMRKTLEKTFKGSIFIVFDAVESAKKFLENRNLKFKDHDLMILSKEEYNAKKNEEKKQKHSDSKVKSKQEKADAQKQAEDAEMKSLEEQTGCLLKFSGDLDDLTSREDIHTLFQNHGEIKWIDFSRGAREGTILFKSNAKEALEKAKAANNDSLQLKEKDVTWELMEGDVEKAALKKIMENQQESYNKWKGKGGKKFKGKGRGGRGSDPSPRKKIQFQGKKKKFESSDEDELEESPQKESEVSASADVKNGAEAPGSPKKRQLEDKSTEEPEAKQKKTEVGTENQ; encoded by the exons TACTATTTTGGTGACCATAATCTTCCACGAGACAAGTTCTTAAAGGAACAGATCACCCTTGATGATGGTTGGGTGCCACTGGAGACTATGATCAAGTTTAACAG ATTAAACAAATTGACCAAAGATTTTAGCAAGATATTGGGAGCACTTAAAAAATCCAAGTTGGGTCTGTTGGAAATTGATAAGGAAAAGTGTAAGATTAGAAGATCTCCCAACAAGCCACTACCTGAAGTCACAGATGAATACAGAAACGCTGTGAAACACAGATCAGTCTACATT AAAGGATTTCAGCTTGATGCAACACTAGATGATATAAAAGACTGGCTGGAAGATCTGGGTCCCGTAGAAAACATACAGATGAGAAAGACATTAGAGAAGACATTTAAG GGTTCTATATTTATTGTATTCGATGCCGTGGAATCTGCAAAAAAATTCTTGGAAAATAGGAACCTCAAATTCAAAGATCATGACCTGATGATATTATCAAA GGAGGAATATAATGCAAAGAAGAATGAGGAAAAGAAGCAAAAACATTCAGATTCAAAAGTAAAGTCCAAACA GGAGAAGGCAGATGCACAGAAGCAAGCAGAAGATGCTGAAATG AAGTCTCTAGAGGAACAGACCGGCTGTCTCTTAAAGTTTTCAGGTGACCTAGACGACCTGACATCCAGAGAAGATATTCATACATTATTTCAAAatcatggtgaaatcaaatggattGACTTTAGCAGGGGTGCTAGGGAG GGTACTATACTGTTTAAAAGCAATGCAAAAGAAGCACTGGAAAAGGCTAAAGCTGCAAATAATGACAGCTTACAATTAAAAGAGAAAGATGTAACCTGGGAGCTGATGGAGGGTGATGTAGAGAAGGCTGCACTAAAGAAAATCATGGAAAATCAACAAGAATCCTACAATAAATGGAAAGGGAAAG GTGGCAAGAAATTTAAAGGCAAGGGACGGGGTGGCAGAGGAAGTGACCCTTCACCCAGGAAGAAAATACAATTCCAAGGGAAGAAGAAAAAGTTTGAAAGCAGTGATGAAGATGAACTGGAAG AATCTCCTCAAAAAGAGTCGGAAGTCTCTGCATCAGCTGATGTCAAGAATGGTGCAGAAGCACCTGGAAGTCCAAAGAAGAGGCAGCTGGAGGACAAGTCCACTGAGGAGCCAGAGGCGAAACAGAAGAAGACTGAAGTTGGTACTGAGAACCAGTAA